The window ACGGCCCTTTATCTCGCCGTTCATGACGGCCCTCGCGAGCTCTTCAACGGCCTTCCTGAACTCACCCTCCCCCATCTCAACACCTCTCGGCTGGAGTTGAGGCTCGGTTTTAAAAGGGTTTGCCGGAAAGTTTATATTCACTTAGTGAATAATTCAGTTGGTGAATAGAATGCGCTTTGTAGACAGGGAGCGCGAGATGGAAGTTCTTGAGAGGGCCAGAAAACGCTCTCGGAGGAAACTCTACACCCTCGCAATCTACGGCCTCAGGCGGGTAGGCAAAACAAGGCTTTTAAGGGAATTCCTGGGCAAGAACGACATTTACTTCTTCGTGAACCGGGGTAAGAGCTCCGTTTCACTCCTCAGGGAGTACTCAGAGATTCTTAAGGAAAAGGGCATCCTCTCAAAGAGGGAAACCATAACGAGCTGGAGTGACTTCTTCGAGGTGCTCTTCGAGAGATTTGAAGGGGTTGTAGCCTTTGACGAATTCCAGGACTTCAGGTTTGTTGATTCTGCCGTCTATCCAACACTCCAGAGGTGTATAGACGAGAACGAGGATAGGTCAATCCTATTGATCTTCACAGGCTCAACCATTGGCATGGTGGAGAAACTCTTTAAGGACTCAAAAGAACCCCTCTACGGCAGGATTAAGCGAGAACTTCGCCTTGAACCGCTGAACATCAGGGGAAGTTATTTAATGGCCAAAGAGCTTGAAATAGAGAACCTAGATAGCTTCATAACGCTCTACGCCGTCTTCGGAGGTTTTCCCCGCTACTGGGTGGCGGTTGAAGATGAGGAACTTGAAGGCGAGAGCGCGGAAAGAATCCTTGAAGAGTTAATCTTCACATACTCAGCACCGCTTGAGGAGGAAGTTCCAAGAATCCTCTCAATTGAGTTCGGCAAGCGCTCCGGGATTTATTACGATATCTTAGAGGCCATAGCCAACGGTTCAACATCGCCAAGTGAAATTGCGGGCTACCTGAACAGAAAGGAGACATCCATAACGAGGCAACTACACGAACTTGTCGGCTATTTCAAGCTTGTTGACTACGACAGGGCAGTTCTCGGAAAGGGGGGAGTCCTCCACATAAAACATCCCTACCTCAACTTCTGGTTTCGATTCATCCAGCCAAGGCTCAGCGAGTACGAGGTGAACAGGGAAAAGCTTTGGGAAGATGTCCTCCACAAACTTCCAGACTACGTTGGTCAGAGGTTCGACTTTGCCTGCAGGGAGCTTGTGAGACTCGCCGAAGAAAGAGGCATCATCCCCCTCGAAGTCTCAAAGATTGGGAGGCACTGGGGGTACTACAGAGAAGAAGGCAAGAGAAGGGTATACGAGATCGATATCGTCGCACTCGACGCCGAGAGGAAAAGGGCACTCTTTGGCGAGTGCAAATGGAGGAAGAAGGCGATAAACACTGAAAAACTCGTTGAAGAGCTGAAAAGAAAGGTAGAACTAACTGGATGGAGAGGGGAGAGTTACTATCTTGTAATCGGGAGAAAGCTAAAGAACGTCCCGGAAAACGTTATAGCCCTTAACGAGGAAGACATCAAAAACCTGCTGGAGGGAAAGTTATGAACCGCAACGAGCTCGTTGCCTTCCTTGACGAATACCTCAACGTTCAGGCTTACCCCGACAAGTCGAGCAACGGCCTCCAGGTGGAGGGGAAGGCGGAGGTCGAGAGGGTAGCGTTTGCGGTCGATACAACACTAAGAACAATCGAGAGGGCCGCAAAGGCCAGGGCAGACATG of the Thermococcus sp. 21S7 genome contains:
- a CDS encoding ATP-binding protein; this translates as MRFVDREREMEVLERARKRSRRKLYTLAIYGLRRVGKTRLLREFLGKNDIYFFVNRGKSSVSLLREYSEILKEKGILSKRETITSWSDFFEVLFERFEGVVAFDEFQDFRFVDSAVYPTLQRCIDENEDRSILLIFTGSTIGMVEKLFKDSKEPLYGRIKRELRLEPLNIRGSYLMAKELEIENLDSFITLYAVFGGFPRYWVAVEDEELEGESAERILEELIFTYSAPLEEEVPRILSIEFGKRSGIYYDILEAIANGSTSPSEIAGYLNRKETSITRQLHELVGYFKLVDYDRAVLGKGGVLHIKHPYLNFWFRFIQPRLSEYEVNREKLWEDVLHKLPDYVGQRFDFACRELVRLAEERGIIPLEVSKIGRHWGYYREEGKRRVYEIDIVALDAERKRALFGECKWRKKAINTEKLVEELKRKVELTGWRGESYYLVIGRKLKNVPENVIALNEEDIKNLLEGKL